Proteins encoded together in one bacterium window:
- a CDS encoding VOC family protein — protein MGTTAPLIAQLAHVELLTPCLDESRWFFHDLLGFEESGREGASVYLRAYEDFYHHTLKLTQADGPGLGHVAWRTPSSEALPVLARRLDAAGLGRGWHDGDRGHGRAFRFVTPDGHPMEALWDVEYYRAPSGKSSKLRNRPQKRPLRGIPARRIDHVNLMASDVADVRRFFMDVLGFRLREQKIGERGVEVGAWLSVSPMVHEVAVMRDGTGAAGRFHHVAYWYGYPQHLIDLADLCAEYEVPVEAGPGKHGVTQGLFMYTREPGGTRVELFGDSGYHIFDPEWKTVVWDVANENDLEKSSIWFGGRLPETFYTYGTPSWPLPAPTQKAAVAPRRSR, from the coding sequence ATGGGTACGACCGCGCCGCTGATCGCTCAACTCGCGCACGTCGAGCTGCTGACGCCGTGCCTGGACGAGAGCCGGTGGTTCTTCCACGACCTGCTCGGTTTCGAAGAGAGCGGTCGGGAAGGAGCCTCGGTCTACCTGCGGGCGTACGAAGACTTCTACCATCACACGCTCAAGCTCACGCAGGCCGACGGACCCGGGCTCGGCCACGTCGCATGGCGAACGCCGTCCTCCGAGGCTCTGCCGGTGCTGGCGCGGCGCCTCGACGCCGCCGGGCTGGGGCGCGGTTGGCACGACGGCGACCGCGGGCACGGACGAGCCTTCCGCTTCGTCACGCCGGACGGCCATCCGATGGAGGCGCTGTGGGACGTCGAGTACTACCGGGCCCCATCGGGGAAGAGCAGCAAGCTTCGGAATCGTCCGCAGAAGCGGCCGCTGCGCGGCATACCGGCCCGGCGTATCGACCACGTCAACCTGATGGCCAGCGATGTCGCCGACGTGCGCCGCTTTTTTATGGACGTCCTCGGGTTCCGGCTGCGCGAGCAGAAGATCGGCGAGCGCGGCGTCGAGGTCGGCGCGTGGCTCAGCGTGAGCCCGATGGTGCACGAGGTCGCCGTGATGCGGGATGGCACGGGCGCGGCCGGCCGGTTTCACCACGTCGCGTACTGGTACGGCTATCCGCAGCATCTGATCGATCTCGCCGATCTCTGCGCCGAGTACGAGGTGCCGGTCGAGGCCGGCCCCGGGAAGCACGGGGTGACGCAGGGCTTGTTCATGTATACGCGGGAGCCGGGCGGGACGCGCGTCGAGCTCTTCGGCGACTCCGGCTATCATATTTTCGATCCGGAGTGGAAGACGGTCGTTTGGGACGTTGCCAACGAAAACGATCTGGAGAAGAGCAGCATCTGGTTCGGCGGCCGGCTGCCGGAGACGTTCTACACGTACGGCACGCCGTCGTGGCCGTTGCCGGCTCCTACGCAGAAGGCGGCTGTGGCGCCGAGGCGGTCGCGATGA